A window from Cryobacterium sp. SO1 encodes these proteins:
- the treS gene encoding maltose alpha-D-glucosyltransferase, giving the protein MSFTAPIQLPGLTLDPRWYRRAVFYEVMVRSFVDSNADGAGDLSGLISKLDYLQWLGIDALWIPPFFTSPLRDGGYDVSDYRAILPEFGTLEEFKELVTKAHERNMRIIIDLPLNHTSDQHPWFQQSRRQPSGPFGDFYVWSDDDNKYPDIRIIFTDTEESNWAFDSVRRKFYFHRFFSHQPDLNYDNPAVHEEILGVVRFWLDLGVDGFRLDAIPYLYESDDGNGEGEPPTHEFIKRLRAVVDRDYPGRIMIAEANQWPREVAAFFGTEEEPECHMAFDFPVMPRIFYSLRSQRAGELVRVLSETTDIPEGAGWAVFLRNHDELTLEMVSEEYRQAMYGWYAYDPRMRANIGIRRRLAPLLDNSRSELELAHALLFSLPGSPFLYYGDEIGMGDNIWLPDRDSSRTPMQWTPDRNGGFSAADPGKLYLPVVQSLVYNFAQTNVESHLAQSGSLLHWIRNVIHVRKGHPTFGFGTLRVLSTDHESILAFTRAYAGSGSSFGDQPETVLCVFSFAHNPVAFRIEEPDLAGTRLYDIFGGGVFPSFDEEGGLTLTLGAQSFYWLHCG; this is encoded by the coding sequence GTGAGCTTCACCGCACCCATTCAGCTGCCCGGGCTGACCCTGGATCCCCGCTGGTATCGCCGCGCGGTGTTCTACGAGGTGATGGTGCGCAGCTTCGTCGACAGCAACGCGGACGGCGCCGGTGACCTGTCCGGGCTGATCTCCAAACTCGACTACCTCCAGTGGCTGGGCATCGACGCGCTCTGGATCCCGCCGTTCTTCACGTCCCCGCTGCGCGACGGCGGCTACGACGTGTCCGACTACCGCGCGATCCTGCCCGAATTCGGCACGCTCGAAGAGTTCAAGGAGCTCGTCACGAAGGCGCACGAGCGCAATATGCGCATCATCATCGATCTGCCGCTGAACCACACCTCCGACCAGCATCCGTGGTTCCAGCAGTCGAGGCGTCAGCCGAGCGGGCCGTTCGGCGACTTCTACGTGTGGAGTGACGACGACAACAAATACCCCGACATCCGGATCATCTTCACCGACACCGAGGAGTCGAACTGGGCGTTCGACTCGGTCCGGCGCAAGTTCTACTTCCACCGGTTCTTCTCCCACCAGCCCGACCTCAACTACGACAATCCAGCCGTGCACGAGGAGATCCTCGGTGTGGTGCGCTTCTGGCTGGACCTGGGTGTTGACGGGTTCAGGCTGGACGCGATCCCCTACCTGTACGAATCCGATGACGGCAACGGCGAGGGTGAGCCGCCGACCCACGAGTTCATCAAACGGCTCCGCGCGGTGGTGGACCGGGACTATCCGGGGCGCATTATGATCGCCGAGGCCAACCAGTGGCCTCGGGAGGTTGCCGCCTTTTTCGGCACCGAGGAGGAACCGGAGTGCCACATGGCCTTCGACTTCCCGGTGATGCCGAGGATCTTCTATTCGCTGCGGTCCCAGCGCGCCGGTGAACTCGTTCGGGTGCTGTCGGAAACGACGGACATCCCCGAAGGCGCCGGATGGGCTGTTTTTCTGCGCAACCACGACGAACTCACCCTGGAGATGGTCAGCGAAGAATACCGGCAGGCCATGTACGGGTGGTATGCGTACGACCCGCGGATGCGCGCCAATATCGGCATCCGCCGTCGCCTGGCACCGCTGTTGGACAACTCCCGCTCCGAGCTCGAGCTCGCGCACGCCCTGCTGTTCTCGCTGCCGGGCAGTCCGTTCCTGTACTACGGCGACGAGATCGGGATGGGCGACAACATCTGGCTACCCGATCGGGACAGTTCCCGCACCCCCATGCAGTGGACACCGGACCGCAACGGCGGATTCTCCGCCGCAGACCCGGGCAAACTGTACCTGCCCGTTGTGCAGTCGCTGGTCTACAACTTCGCCCAAACCAATGTCGAGTCCCACCTCGCGCAGTCCGGTTCGCTGCTGCACTGGATCCGGAACGTCATCCACGTGCGCAAAGGCCATCCCACCTTCGGGTTCGGCACCCTGCGCGTGTTGAGCACCGACCACGAGTCCATCCTGGCGTTCACCAGGGCCTACGCCGGTTCGGGTTCGAGCTTCGGCGATCAGCCGGAGACCGTGCTGTGTGTGTTCAGTTTTGCGCACAATCCCGTCGCGTTCCGGATTGAGGAGCCCGACCTGGCCGGGACCCGGTTGTACGACATCTTCGGCGGCGGCGTCTTCCCGTCTTTCGACGAGGAAGGCGGTCTCACCCTCACCCTGGGCGCGCAGAGCTTCTATTGGCTGCATTGCGGCTGA
- a CDS encoding RNA polymerase sigma factor, translating into MAIVQLAREESGRVIALLAHRFGDLDLADESVQDALLEALEVWPVRGIPSNPPAWLYTVARNKAIDRLRRAASAKRRLREAAHELVAEPGEEEPDMIVEHSYVGDEQLRLLLLCCHPALDRNAQVALTLRLVGGLTTAEIAAAFLVSEATLAQRIVRAKRKIRDAGIPLSIPANLDERVDALLDVLYLIFNEGYLSRGAGESAIRLDLVECAVRLTEQAVELLPDSVEVLGLLAVELFAQSRVDTRVDRDGDLILLDRQDRTRWDSQLITEANRVLASALAAMRPGPFQVQAMIAAHHGNARTSADTDWAAIATLYAQLSAMTGSPVVEVNRAVAVAMADGPGAGLDVLNAARGLDDYYLWHATRGELLLRSLDFGGALESFRRARRLAANPAEQRHLDRRVAEVVRGECDSSH; encoded by the coding sequence GTGGCCATCGTCCAACTCGCCCGCGAGGAGAGCGGTCGTGTGATCGCTCTCCTCGCGCACCGCTTCGGTGACCTCGACCTGGCAGACGAGTCAGTTCAGGATGCCCTGCTCGAAGCCCTCGAGGTGTGGCCGGTTCGCGGCATCCCGTCGAACCCACCCGCTTGGCTTTACACTGTCGCGCGCAACAAGGCCATCGATCGTCTGCGTCGCGCGGCCAGTGCGAAACGCCGGCTTCGCGAGGCTGCGCACGAGCTTGTCGCCGAGCCAGGGGAGGAGGAACCCGACATGATCGTTGAACATTCATACGTCGGAGACGAGCAGCTCCGGCTGCTGCTGCTGTGTTGCCATCCTGCCCTCGACCGCAATGCCCAGGTCGCGTTGACGTTGCGGCTCGTCGGAGGCCTGACCACGGCCGAGATCGCTGCCGCCTTCCTGGTGTCAGAGGCAACGCTTGCGCAGCGGATCGTTCGCGCGAAACGCAAGATTCGGGATGCGGGTATCCCGTTGAGCATCCCCGCCAACCTTGACGAGCGAGTCGACGCGCTTTTGGATGTGCTCTACCTCATCTTCAATGAGGGCTACCTGTCGCGGGGCGCCGGCGAATCGGCGATCCGGCTGGATCTCGTGGAGTGCGCGGTGCGGCTCACCGAACAGGCTGTGGAATTGCTCCCCGACAGCGTGGAGGTGCTCGGGTTGCTCGCGGTGGAGCTGTTCGCTCAATCACGGGTCGATACGAGAGTCGATCGTGACGGCGACCTCATACTGCTCGACCGACAGGATCGTACGCGGTGGGATTCGCAACTCATCACGGAGGCAAACCGTGTGCTGGCGTCAGCCCTCGCTGCGATGAGACCAGGGCCCTTCCAGGTGCAAGCGATGATCGCAGCGCATCATGGCAACGCTCGCACATCCGCAGACACTGACTGGGCTGCGATCGCGACACTGTATGCGCAGTTGTCAGCGATGACAGGCTCGCCGGTTGTCGAGGTCAACCGCGCCGTTGCCGTCGCCATGGCCGACGGCCCAGGCGCTGGTCTCGACGTGCTGAATGCAGCGCGCGGGCTCGACGACTACTATCTCTGGCATGCCACACGCGGCGAGCTGCTGCTTCGAAGCCTCGACTTCGGCGGGGCGCTCGAATCCTTTCGCCGCGCGCGCCGTCTGGCCGCGAACCCCGCCGAGCAAAGGCACCTGGACAGGCGCGTCGCGGAAGTCGTTCGAGGTGAATGTGATTCCTCACACTAG
- a CDS encoding YciI family protein, giving the protein MEYMILINIDETIQTPEYGEPGFEEFMGPWMAYNQKLIDGGHWVSGANLQPTTTATTVRRTAGTPDAVVDGPYVETKEQFGGYYLIAAGNLDEAIELAKQMPVSAGSFEIRPVAFRPDAG; this is encoded by the coding sequence ATGGAATACATGATCTTGATCAACATTGATGAAACGATTCAGACGCCGGAGTACGGAGAGCCTGGGTTCGAGGAATTCATGGGCCCCTGGATGGCATACAACCAGAAGCTCATCGACGGTGGGCACTGGGTTAGCGGAGCGAACCTGCAGCCGACCACGACCGCGACCACCGTGCGCCGCACTGCTGGAACGCCCGACGCCGTAGTCGATGGTCCCTACGTTGAGACCAAGGAGCAGTTTGGCGGCTACTACCTGATCGCGGCCGGAAATCTCGACGAGGCGATCGAGCTTGCCAAGCAGATGCCCGTCTCGGCGGGATCGTTTGAGATTCGGCCAGTTGCCTTCCGTCCGGACGCTGGGTGA
- a CDS encoding type B 50S ribosomal protein L31, whose protein sequence is MKSDIHPTYAPVVFRDLASGATFLTRSTVSSSKTIEWEDGTTYPVIDVEISSESHPFYTGKQRIMDSAGRVEKFNSRYKGFGK, encoded by the coding sequence ATGAAGTCTGACATTCACCCCACATACGCTCCCGTGGTTTTCCGCGACCTCGCGTCGGGTGCGACGTTCCTTACCCGTTCGACGGTCTCCAGCTCGAAGACCATCGAGTGGGAAGACGGCACCACGTACCCGGTCATCGACGTGGAAATTTCCTCCGAGTCGCACCCGTTCTACACGGGCAAGCAGCGCATCATGGACTCCGCCGGACGCGTGGAGAAGTTCAACTCGCGCTACAAGGGCTTCGGCAAGTAA
- a CDS encoding ABC transporter ATP-binding protein, which produces MVNVLQFTGVSVVRGGTTILDSVDWSVDGDQRWVILGPNGAGKTTTLQIAAALIHPSKGTAEVLEEPLGGSDLFELRPRIGFASTAMARRVPAGETVLNVVMTAAYSVTGRWNEEYEEIDERRAQRVLGEWKLDHLADRKFGTLSDGEQKRVQIARSIMTDPEILLLDEPAASLDLGAREELLRLLSGYASEPNSPAIIMVTHHVEEIPRGFTHVLLLAGGKVVSAGPLAEALTADTLTEAFGLPIDLTETDGRYTARAI; this is translated from the coding sequence ATGGTCAACGTTCTTCAATTCACCGGAGTTTCCGTCGTCCGGGGTGGCACAACCATCCTCGACTCAGTGGATTGGAGCGTCGACGGCGATCAGCGCTGGGTCATCCTGGGCCCCAACGGCGCGGGCAAGACCACCACGCTCCAGATCGCGGCCGCGCTCATCCACCCGTCCAAGGGAACGGCCGAGGTCCTCGAAGAGCCGCTCGGCGGCAGCGACCTCTTCGAACTGCGCCCGCGGATCGGTTTCGCCTCCACGGCCATGGCCCGTCGAGTGCCGGCAGGCGAAACCGTTCTGAACGTGGTGATGACCGCGGCCTACTCGGTCACCGGCCGGTGGAACGAAGAGTACGAGGAGATCGACGAGCGCCGCGCGCAGCGCGTCCTCGGCGAGTGGAAGCTCGACCACCTCGCCGACCGTAAGTTCGGCACCCTGAGCGACGGCGAGCAGAAGCGGGTACAGATCGCCAGGTCGATCATGACCGACCCGGAGATCCTCCTGCTCGACGAGCCGGCGGCCAGCCTCGACCTCGGCGCCAGGGAAGAACTGCTTCGCCTGCTCAGCGGCTACGCCAGCGAGCCCAACTCCCCGGCCATCATCATGGTCACCCACCACGTGGAGGAGATCCCGCGCGGCTTCACCCATGTCCTGCTGCTCGCCGGCGGCAAGGTCGTCAGTGCCGGCCCGCTCGCCGAGGCGCTCACCGCCGACACCCTGACCGAGGCGTTCGGGCTCCCGATCGACCTGACCGAGACCGACGGCCGGTACACGGCCCGCGCAATCTGA
- the glgA gene encoding glycogen synthase gives MRVDLLTKEYPPEIYGGAGVHVAELVKSLRTDIDVTVRCFGAPRSEADTFAYGVPAELADANATLTTLGVDLQMAQDVQGADVVHSHTWYANGAGHIAKLLHGVPHVVTAHSLEPLRPWKAEQLGGGYRVSSWIEKTAFEAADAVIAVSGGMRADILRSYPALDASRVHVVYNGIDLDRWKPTTDDDVVRALGIDPDRPSVVFVGRITRQKGLPYLLRAAALLPPEVQLVLCAGAPDTPGILAEVTELVEALQRQRSGVVWIDRLLPQRELSAVLTAGTVFVCPSVYEPLGIVNLEAMACGLPVVGTATGGIPEVVADGVTGRLVPIEQLSDGTGTPTDPAVFVADLARTLTEVLADPALAAEMGRAGRVRAEEMFSWGQIAASTREIYASLL, from the coding sequence ATGCGCGTCGATCTGCTCACCAAGGAATACCCGCCCGAAATCTACGGAGGGGCCGGTGTCCATGTTGCTGAGCTGGTGAAGTCGCTCCGCACCGACATCGACGTCACGGTGCGTTGCTTCGGCGCTCCTCGTTCGGAGGCGGATACCTTCGCCTACGGCGTTCCGGCCGAGCTCGCCGACGCGAACGCTACCTTGACCACTCTCGGCGTCGACCTGCAGATGGCCCAGGATGTGCAGGGCGCCGATGTTGTGCACTCGCACACCTGGTACGCCAACGGGGCCGGCCACATCGCGAAGCTGCTGCACGGTGTGCCGCACGTGGTCACGGCGCACAGCCTCGAACCGCTGCGGCCCTGGAAGGCCGAGCAGCTCGGTGGCGGGTACCGCGTCTCGAGCTGGATCGAGAAGACCGCTTTCGAAGCGGCGGATGCCGTCATCGCCGTCAGTGGCGGCATGCGCGCCGACATCCTGCGCAGCTACCCGGCGCTGGACGCCTCCCGGGTGCACGTTGTCTACAACGGCATCGACCTGGACCGGTGGAAGCCGACGACCGACGACGACGTCGTTCGCGCTCTGGGCATCGATCCGGACCGGCCGTCCGTCGTGTTCGTCGGGCGGATCACCCGGCAGAAGGGTCTGCCCTACCTGCTCCGGGCTGCGGCCCTGCTGCCGCCGGAGGTGCAGCTCGTGCTCTGCGCCGGCGCCCCCGACACTCCAGGCATCCTGGCCGAAGTCACCGAGCTGGTCGAAGCGCTGCAGCGGCAACGTTCCGGCGTGGTGTGGATCGACAGGCTGCTGCCGCAGCGCGAACTGTCGGCCGTGCTCACGGCGGGGACCGTCTTCGTCTGCCCGTCGGTCTACGAACCGTTGGGAATCGTCAACCTCGAGGCCATGGCCTGCGGCCTGCCCGTCGTCGGCACCGCCACCGGCGGGATCCCCGAGGTGGTGGCCGATGGCGTGACGGGACGGTTGGTGCCCATCGAGCAGCTCAGCGACGGCACCGGCACCCCGACCGACCCGGCGGTGTTCGTGGCGGACCTGGCCAGGACCCTCACCGAGGTGCTGGCCGACCCCGCCCTGGCGGCCGAGATGGGCCGCGCCGGCCGTGTGCGTGCGGAAGAAATGTTCAGCTGGGGTCAGATCGCCGCGAGTACCCGGGAGATTTACGCCTCGCTGCTCTAG
- a CDS encoding glucose-1-phosphate adenylyltransferase, with amino-acid sequence MKAKKIFGIVLAGGEGKRLMPLTEDRAKPAVPFGGHYRLIDFALSNLINSGVTQIVVLTQYKSHSLDRHVSQTWHVSGGLFNSYIASVPAQQRLGKRWFSGSADAILQSLNLIHDEKPDIVVVVGADHVYRMDFSQMIQAHIDSGAQATVAAIRQPIALADQFGVIEVDAATPDRISDFREKPKDAIGLADAPHEVFASMGNYVFNADALIEAVRRDGERTDSSHDMGGDIVPDFVSRGEAGVYDLQRNDVPGSTDRDRYYWRDVGTIDSFFEAHQDLISALPVFNLYNQSWPIFSQQLNSPPAKFVRDGKGALGSAIDSIVSLGCVISGAHLERSVVGPWAVIDSGAHVVDSIVFDRVQIRPGAVVHRAILDKDVIVAEGAAVGVDRDRDLARGFSVTESGITVVGKGVHVHP; translated from the coding sequence ATGAAGGCCAAGAAGATCTTTGGAATCGTTCTCGCAGGCGGCGAGGGAAAACGGCTGATGCCGTTGACCGAAGACCGCGCCAAGCCGGCAGTGCCGTTTGGAGGGCATTACCGTCTGATCGACTTCGCATTGTCGAATTTGATCAATTCCGGTGTCACCCAGATCGTCGTACTGACCCAGTACAAATCCCACAGCCTGGATCGCCACGTCTCCCAGACCTGGCATGTCTCGGGTGGGCTCTTCAACTCGTATATCGCCTCGGTTCCCGCCCAGCAGCGGCTGGGCAAGCGTTGGTTCAGCGGTTCGGCTGACGCCATCCTGCAGAGCCTGAACCTGATCCACGACGAGAAACCCGACATCGTTGTCGTGGTCGGAGCCGACCACGTCTACCGCATGGACTTCAGCCAGATGATCCAGGCTCACATCGATTCGGGTGCCCAGGCCACCGTCGCCGCCATCCGTCAGCCGATCGCCCTGGCCGACCAGTTCGGTGTCATCGAAGTGGATGCCGCCACTCCGGACCGGATCAGCGATTTCCGGGAGAAGCCCAAGGACGCGATCGGTCTCGCCGACGCACCGCACGAGGTCTTCGCCTCGATGGGCAACTACGTGTTCAACGCCGACGCGCTCATCGAGGCCGTGCGCCGCGACGGCGAACGCACCGATTCCAGTCACGACATGGGCGGTGATATCGTGCCAGACTTCGTCTCTCGCGGTGAAGCCGGAGTGTATGACCTGCAGCGCAACGACGTGCCCGGCTCGACCGACCGGGACCGGTACTACTGGCGCGACGTGGGAACGATCGATTCGTTCTTCGAAGCGCATCAGGACCTCATCTCGGCACTGCCGGTGTTCAACCTGTACAACCAGAGCTGGCCGATCTTCAGCCAGCAGTTGAACTCGCCGCCGGCCAAGTTCGTGCGTGATGGCAAGGGCGCCCTCGGCAGTGCCATCGACTCCATTGTGTCGCTGGGCTGTGTCATCTCCGGCGCTCATCTCGAGCGCAGCGTTGTCGGGCCGTGGGCCGTCATCGACTCCGGCGCCCATGTGGTGGACTCGATCGTGTTCGACCGGGTGCAGATCCGTCCGGGCGCCGTTGTTCACCGTGCCATCCTCGACAAGGACGTCATCGTCGCGGAGGGCGCCGCCGTCGGTGTGGACCGCGATCGCGACCTTGCCCGTGGATTCAGCGTCACCGAATCCGGCATCACGGTGGTCGGCAAGGGCGTGCACGTCCACCCGTGA
- the serB gene encoding phosphoserine phosphatase SerB, translating to MPAARFLVVLDADSTLIENEVIELLADAAGSLALVAEVTDRAMRGELDFAESLRQRVATLAGLPTDVFAEVGALIRPTPGVHDLIAGLHAGGSSIGVVSGGFHELLDPLAAAWGLDHWRANRLEVEEGHLTGRLAGPIIDATAKAAALTEWAALDGVDLCSTVAVGDGANDLTMMRIAGLGVAFNAKPIVRRTADLVIGTTDLSQVLPILGLRG from the coding sequence ATTCCTGCAGCCCGATTCCTCGTCGTCCTGGATGCCGACTCCACCCTCATCGAGAACGAGGTCATCGAGCTACTCGCTGACGCGGCCGGTTCCCTCGCCCTGGTGGCCGAGGTGACCGACCGCGCCATGCGGGGCGAGCTCGACTTCGCCGAGAGCCTGCGGCAGCGGGTCGCCACTCTGGCCGGATTGCCCACCGACGTCTTTGCCGAGGTGGGCGCCCTGATCCGCCCGACTCCCGGCGTGCACGACCTGATCGCCGGGCTGCACGCCGGCGGCAGCAGCATCGGCGTCGTCTCCGGCGGCTTCCACGAGCTCCTCGACCCCCTGGCCGCGGCCTGGGGCCTCGATCACTGGCGGGCCAACCGGCTCGAGGTCGAGGAGGGGCACCTCACCGGCAGGCTGGCCGGACCGATCATCGACGCGACGGCCAAGGCCGCCGCCCTGACCGAATGGGCGGCGCTGGACGGCGTGGACCTGTGCTCCACGGTGGCGGTCGGTGACGGGGCCAACGACCTCACCATGATGCGCATCGCCGGTCTGGGAGTGGCCTTCAACGCCAAGCCCATCGTGCGTCGCACGGCCGACCTGGTGATCGGCACGACCGACCTCAGCCAGGTGCTGCCCATTCTGGGCCTGCGCGGCTGA
- the fabG gene encoding 3-oxoacyl-ACP reductase FabG → MATARTVLVTGGNRGIGYAIAEEFLAKGHRVAITARSGEGPAGSLTVRADVTDYASIDAAFTEIEAAYGPVEVVVANAGITKDTLLMRMSEEDFTSVIDTNLSGAFRVVKRASKGMLKARFGRIVLISSVVGLYGSAGQVNYSSSKSGLVGLARSVTRELGARGITANVVAPGFIETDMTAALPEAQQAEYKRNIPAGRFASPGEVARVVSWIAGDDASYISGAVIPVDGGLGMGH, encoded by the coding sequence ATGGCGACCGCTCGAACAGTTCTGGTAACTGGAGGCAACCGGGGCATCGGCTATGCCATCGCCGAGGAATTCCTCGCCAAGGGGCACCGGGTCGCCATCACCGCGCGCTCCGGCGAAGGCCCGGCAGGCAGCCTCACCGTGCGTGCGGACGTCACCGACTACGCATCGATCGACGCCGCGTTCACCGAGATCGAGGCCGCCTACGGTCCGGTGGAGGTCGTCGTGGCAAACGCCGGCATCACCAAGGACACCCTGCTGATGCGCATGTCTGAAGAGGATTTCACTTCGGTCATCGACACCAACCTCAGCGGAGCCTTCCGGGTGGTCAAACGCGCCTCGAAGGGAATGCTCAAGGCCCGGTTCGGCCGGATCGTGTTGATCTCCAGCGTCGTGGGCCTGTACGGGTCCGCCGGTCAGGTCAACTACTCGTCGTCCAAAAGCGGCCTCGTCGGCCTGGCCCGATCGGTCACCCGCGAGCTCGGCGCCCGCGGCATCACCGCCAACGTCGTGGCCCCCGGCTTCATCGAGACCGACATGACCGCGGCGCTGCCCGAAGCGCAGCAGGCCGAGTACAAGCGCAACATCCCGGCCGGCCGGTTCGCGTCTCCCGGCGAGGTCGCCCGGGTCGTCAGCTGGATCGCCGGCGACGACGCGTCGTACATCTCCGGCGCCGTGATTCCCGTCGACGGTGGCCTGGGCATGGGCCACTAG
- a CDS encoding DUF3099 domain-containing protein translates to MRSSPAVEAMGMMKQQQSITTLPLSPDEERRRRMIKYTVTMGIRMVCIVLMLFVQGWWLLVCALGAILLPYFAVIAANVHTDQRSQAVLRPGAMALLPRQDDPRSYGARPDGARRDGTPPDDTRPVDREDPR, encoded by the coding sequence GTGCGATCCTCACCGGCAGTCGAAGCGATGGGCATGATGAAGCAGCAGCAGTCGATCACGACGCTCCCTCTGTCACCGGACGAGGAGCGGCGACGCCGCATGATCAAGTACACAGTGACCATGGGCATCCGTATGGTCTGCATCGTTCTGATGCTGTTCGTGCAGGGCTGGTGGCTGCTGGTCTGCGCGCTGGGGGCAATCCTGCTGCCCTACTTCGCGGTGATCGCCGCGAACGTGCACACCGACCAGCGGTCCCAGGCCGTCCTGCGCCCCGGCGCCATGGCGCTGCTCCCCCGCCAGGATGACCCGCGCTCCTATGGCGCACGGCCCGATGGCGCACGGAGGGATGGGACGCCCCCCGATGACACTCGACCCGTAGATCGCGAGGACCCGCGGTGA
- a CDS encoding SURF1 family protein, with translation MTGWRFLLSRQWAGYLALTIIFAVVCSGLGMWQLARRAEAQAEISRVEANFDAEGIPITDALPTLESFDESQKWLPVEVTGTYLRDEELLVRNRPLNINPGFEVLTPLLLTNGDVFIVNRGWVPTGDDQNAPDAVPSAPAGEVTVIARLKQGEPSLAGRSATGNQIATINLTEIAERLGSDTYTGAYGLMKSEDPGPTDRPTAVTRPVRDEGPHLSYAFQWFVFALMAFIGLGWAARQEYRTVNAEDPEEQDRAAERARRQAAKPRSDSDIEDELMDQHS, from the coding sequence ATGACCGGCTGGCGGTTCCTGCTCTCCAGGCAATGGGCGGGCTACCTCGCACTCACGATCATCTTCGCGGTGGTCTGCTCGGGGTTGGGCATGTGGCAGCTTGCCCGGCGTGCGGAGGCTCAGGCCGAGATCAGCCGGGTGGAGGCGAATTTCGACGCCGAGGGGATACCGATCACCGACGCACTGCCCACGCTGGAGTCCTTCGATGAATCCCAAAAGTGGTTGCCCGTCGAGGTGACAGGCACCTACCTCAGGGACGAGGAACTCCTGGTGCGCAACCGTCCGTTGAACATCAACCCCGGCTTCGAGGTACTCACTCCCCTGCTGCTGACCAACGGCGACGTTTTCATCGTCAACCGGGGATGGGTGCCCACCGGCGACGACCAGAATGCTCCCGACGCCGTGCCGTCGGCCCCGGCCGGGGAGGTCACCGTGATCGCCCGGCTCAAGCAGGGGGAACCGTCCCTGGCCGGCCGCAGCGCCACCGGGAACCAGATCGCCACGATCAACCTGACCGAGATCGCCGAGCGACTCGGCTCCGACACGTACACGGGCGCATACGGCCTGATGAAGTCTGAAGACCCAGGGCCCACCGACCGGCCGACCGCCGTCACCCGGCCCGTGCGCGATGAAGGCCCGCACCTGTCCTACGCCTTCCAGTGGTTCGTGTTCGCTCTCATGGCCTTCATCGGCCTCGGCTGGGCGGCCAGGCAGGAGTACCGCACCGTGAACGCAGAAGACCCCGAAGAACAGGACAGGGCCGCCGAGCGGGCGCGTCGTCAGGCAGCCAAGCCCCGCAGCGATTCCGACATCGAGGACGAGCTGATGGATCAGCACTCCTGA